CCAGGTCCGATTTCCAATGCCATTAATGCCAGCACCAGTGCATCCGTACCGGATGCGACTCCGATGGCATTACGGGAATCGCAATATTCGGCGATATCGCATTCAAATTCTGCAACTTCGTCACCCAGGACAAATGCCTGATCATCAAATACTTTCAGGACTGCCTCCTGAACTTCGTCTTTAATTCTCTGGTATTGGGCAACAAGATTGATGAAGGGGACTGGGGTGGGGGTCTCGTTTGTCATTCAGCGACTCCATTCGCTATGGGAATCCGGGGAGTTCCGTGCTCAAGAACAGGTAAGGTTGGTAGTATTGAGAGATTTGGTACACCTTAATTTCAAATAAGATGTGCCTGTTCCGGTCACTTTGATTAATCCCCATCCTGGGTTTCACCGAAGTGATTCGAAATTTCGTGCGTAGATTATGTCGAGAACCAATTCCTGTCAATATGTGTCGTTCTGAAAAGTCAAGACTCCTGAATGTTCGTTTCAGGAAGTGGACGGGCAAAGAGCGTAAGGCCTTATTTTACAAACAGCAAATGATTGTCCTGGGGATTGCCGATAGTAGTAGCATTGGCCGGTTTCAGACAGCTTTTGTAGTCTTGACACCTGTTTTTACGCCTTTTACGATGAAGCATCAGTTCCAACTGGAACCGCATTCCAAAATCGACTATATACGTAATTAATGGCTTGGCAGGTTTGGTTTCGCTTGAGAAGCGCAAGTCTGACAGGTAGTTTTTTCATACTTGAAGTCTATACTCAATGAAACGGCTTCTCGCAGTTTCACAGAATTTTTAGAGCAAACGTCCAGAAAGGAAAACTCATGGCACACGTGGTTACAGAGGCTTGCTTCAATTGCAAATATACGGATTGTGTCGTGGTTTGCCCCGTAGAATGCTTCTACGAAGGGGAATCAATGGTATATATCAATCCCGATGAGTGCATCGACTGCGAAGCATGCGTGCCTGAATGTCCCGTCGAAGCGATTTTTCATGAGGACAATGTTCCGGAAAAATGGCAGGAATATACCCAGATCAACGCCGACAAATCACAGGAACTGCCCGTGATTACAGAGAAGAAAGATCCTTTGGCAGACTGCTAAACACCTTCTGACACGAATGGCACTGCCTGTTGTAGCGTAACAGTTTGCGTTCATACGATTGCCTTCCGTTGTTGATGGTAATGGTATCTTGGTTGCTTCAGCAAAGCCAGCACTTTGGTGCGGCGTTTATTGGCTCTGGGTTCTGTTCGACCAGTGCGATGCCCCACACGTTCGCTGCTGGGGACCTGTTGTCCGAGTGCAACCAACTCATCCGTGAGCTTCGTGACGGCTCCCAACAACCAACTGGCAGCCAGCATCTGTTGCGTGGTGGCAAACGAGAGGGAACGCGGATCACGGTCTGTTGAGAGACTGCTTTGCAGCATTTTTAACCGAATCAGATTATACGCCAGCAGGCACGACCAGAGTTCGGTGAGCACCATGTCCGGAGACTTCGCACGCAGAATATCCATCCCCAGCGAACACTTGATGCTGCGAATATCCAGTTCGATCAGCCAGCGGCTTTGATACATGGCGGCGATCCAGCGCGCCGGGGATGCTTTCCGATCTGTGATGCTGGTGGCAATCGTAAACGTTTTGGCGCGATACCCCGGCTGATTGGTCTGCACATCGACCAGACGCAGAGTGAGCGTCAGCGGTTGTTGCCAGAATTCCTGACGGGGCATCCAGTCAGGACGTTGCAATGGTCGTGACCAGGTCACCAGTCGCTCCCGTTTGCTCAGCCGCCGTGCGTTCTGGGGATGATCGTCACGCAGGTGATGATTCTTCATCAAAACCTGCACGCCCCGCGCACGGCACGCACTCACCAGCCAGTACGTGCAGTAATACGAGTCTGCCACCAGGGTATCTCCCGGTCGGAGTGCATCCAGCATTTGCCAGAACAGGGCCGTTTCGCCACTGCCTTTTCCGCTGTAAGGCCCGCTCACTAGATCCACCAGCAGTCCGGTTGTCATCGAGATCAGAGAAACGCAGCGTAGAACGGGGAACCCGAGCCCCGGTTTCTGAGTCGGGTTCTGTGGATAGGCACGCTGATTCTTGGGAGTATCGGCGGCCGTGAGGGTGAAGCCATCAACCAGCAGAATGCGACCGCCGGTGCTCCGTGATTTCATATCAGCGATGCTGGAAGGACTGAGGCGTGCCGCCGACTGCTCTCTGGTCTGGACACGATTCTGATCACAGGCCGCTTCCGCATCAGCGGCAATTTGTTGGACAATGTCTCGAATGACGATAAACGGGATTTTGAGTCGCGCACGACAATAAGCACTGGTATTCGTACTGCAAACCCGTCGGCCCAGCGCGGCACACAGGTTGGCAACACGGATCACGGCCGCTTTACAGCTGCGTTGCTCGCCGGAAAAGAAGACCTGAGAAATTAAGGCCCAGAGCGTGATTGCGGGAGAGTAAACGTCATCCTCGCCGGAACCAAAATTGATTTCGTGTTCATCAAAGACCTGCTGCCAGCGCTGATCGTTGATTACATCAGATAGCGGAAGCGAAGCATTTTGCATCATCGAACGTTTGAAAAGAGAAAATGATGCTGCATTCGAATGGGAAGCTGATATAAATGGCATAGAACCTTCCTT
This window of the Gimesia fumaroli genome carries:
- a CDS encoding ferredoxin family protein — its product is MAHVVTEACFNCKYTDCVVVCPVECFYEGESMVYINPDECIDCEACVPECPVEAIFHEDNVPEKWQEYTQINADKSQELPVITEKKDPLADC
- a CDS encoding IS4 family transposase, producing the protein MPFISASHSNAASFSLFKRSMMQNASLPLSDVINDQRWQQVFDEHEINFGSGEDDVYSPAITLWALISQVFFSGEQRSCKAAVIRVANLCAALGRRVCSTNTSAYCRARLKIPFIVIRDIVQQIAADAEAACDQNRVQTREQSAARLSPSSIADMKSRSTGGRILLVDGFTLTAADTPKNQRAYPQNPTQKPGLGFPVLRCVSLISMTTGLLVDLVSGPYSGKGSGETALFWQMLDALRPGDTLVADSYYCTYWLVSACRARGVQVLMKNHHLRDDHPQNARRLSKRERLVTWSRPLQRPDWMPRQEFWQQPLTLTLRLVDVQTNQPGYRAKTFTIATSITDRKASPARWIAAMYQSRWLIELDIRSIKCSLGMDILRAKSPDMVLTELWSCLLAYNLIRLKMLQSSLSTDRDPRSLSFATTQQMLAASWLLGAVTKLTDELVALGQQVPSSERVGHRTGRTEPRANKRRTKVLALLKQPRYHYHQQRKAIV